In Candidatus Beckwithbacteria bacterium, one DNA window encodes the following:
- the tgt gene encoding tRNA guanosine(34) transglycosylase Tgt: MSFAFTIKAKKCAARAGEIKTTHGVIKTPAYMPVGTRGSVRALSSQDLLEAKAQIILGNTYHLHLRPGEQTVKKLGGLHDFMHWPRPVLTDSGGFQVFSLGAEAGKLSTIDEDGATFKSHIDGSTHRLTPESSIKIQQALGADIIMAFDECTPIKGKRYVKEAMDRTHRWLVRCKKEWQKKPGNQALFGIIQGGNYKDLRQDSAAFIADQDLPGIAIGGVSVGYFMDQTVEHISWVKAKIPEDKPFYAMGVGRDPQDIVAMALAGADIFDCVAPTRLARNGALYHGKLVGSSFKVGSADQIHFESEFNSKGRLQIGNSQFKTDKRVIQEGCDCMTCRAGYSRAYLHHLYKAKELLFYRLASIHNVRFMIRLCEELRSKIAA; this comes from the coding sequence ATGTCTTTTGCTTTTACCATTAAAGCCAAAAAATGTGCAGCTCGAGCAGGAGAGATTAAAACCACGCATGGGGTGATTAAAACTCCAGCTTATATGCCAGTTGGTACACGAGGTAGTGTCCGCGCTCTTTCTTCCCAGGATCTTTTGGAAGCCAAAGCTCAAATTATTTTAGGCAACACCTATCATTTACACTTACGGCCAGGAGAACAAACTGTCAAAAAATTAGGAGGCCTACATGATTTTATGCATTGGCCCCGGCCAGTTTTAACAGATAGTGGTGGTTTCCAAGTGTTTAGTTTAGGGGCTGAAGCAGGCAAATTATCCACCATTGATGAAGACGGAGCAACTTTTAAATCACATATTGATGGCAGCACTCACCGCCTAACGCCAGAAAGTTCTATCAAAATTCAGCAAGCCTTAGGAGCTGATATTATTATGGCCTTTGATGAATGTACGCCTATTAAAGGCAAACGTTATGTAAAAGAAGCGATGGATCGAACACATCGCTGGTTGGTGCGCTGTAAAAAAGAATGGCAGAAAAAACCTGGTAATCAGGCTTTATTTGGCATTATTCAAGGTGGCAATTATAAAGACTTACGTCAGGACAGTGCTGCCTTTATTGCAGATCAAGATTTACCAGGTATTGCTATTGGCGGAGTTTCAGTTGGTTATTTCATGGATCAAACTGTTGAGCACATTAGTTGGGTCAAAGCAAAAATTCCAGAAGATAAACCATTTTATGCGATGGGAGTAGGACGGGATCCTCAAGATATTGTAGCTATGGCTTTGGCAGGAGCGGATATATTTGATTGTGTAGCGCCGACTAGATTAGCCAGAAATGGAGCTTTGTATCATGGTAAGTTAGTAGGTAGTAGTTTTAAAGTTGGTTCAGCTGACCAGATTCATTTTGAATCAGAGTTTAATAGCAAAGGTAGATTGCAAATTGGCAACTCTCAATTCAAAACTGACAAACGCGTGATTCAAGAAGGTTGTGATTGTATGACTTGCCGAGCTGGATATTCTAGGGCGTACTTGCATCATTTATACAAAGCTAAAGAGTTACTGTTTTATCGGCTGGCTAGCATTCATAATGTCCGCTTTATGATTCGGCTGTGTGAGGAATTACGAAGCAAGATTGCTGCCTAA
- a CDS encoding RluA family pseudouridine synthase, producing MDIQVLFQDDYIVIISKPAGVVVNRAESVKEPTIQDWMEETHRLEIGNDESRQAEIQEFTNRSGVVHRLDKETSGVMVLARNVETFLNLKQQFKKRQTQKQYIALVHGNMTLREGTVNLPLKRNPFNRRRFTIAVDGKMGRTKYQVSNYFSRNQELFTLLNLWPKTGRTHQLRVHLSHLGFPIVSDPIYLGKRLSADLTWCPRLFLHAKSLSFFHPRSGEKVVFESGLAEDLQTCLSILSEVES from the coding sequence ATGGATATACAAGTCCTATTTCAAGATGATTATATTGTTATTATTAGCAAACCAGCTGGGGTAGTGGTTAATCGGGCTGAAAGTGTCAAAGAGCCAACTATTCAAGATTGGATGGAAGAAACTCATCGATTAGAAATTGGGAATGATGAATCCAGGCAAGCAGAAATACAAGAATTTACTAACCGTTCTGGAGTAGTACATCGGCTTGATAAAGAAACTTCGGGAGTGATGGTTTTAGCCAGGAATGTTGAAACTTTTTTAAACCTTAAGCAACAATTTAAAAAACGCCAAACTCAAAAACAATACATAGCCTTAGTTCATGGCAACATGACTCTCCGAGAAGGGACTGTCAATTTGCCTCTAAAACGCAACCCTTTTAATCGCCGTCGTTTTACCATAGCTGTTGATGGGAAGATGGGCAGAACTAAATATCAAGTTTCCAATTATTTTAGTCGTAATCAAGAACTATTTACCTTGCTTAATCTTTGGCCTAAAACTGGCCGAACCCATCAATTGAGAGTTCATTTATCGCACTTAGGATTTCCAATTGTGTCTGACCCCATCTACTTAGGTAAACGCTTGTCAGCTGACCTTACATGGTGTCCTAGGTTATTTTTGCATGCTAAGTCGTTGTCGTTTTTTCATCCCAGAAGCGGAGAAAAAGTTGTGTTTGAAAGTGGATTAGCTGAAGATTTACAAACTTGTTTAAGTATCTTATCTGAAGTAGAATCGTAG
- the efp gene encoding elongation factor P: MIQATDLRVNTLFEYNDEPCRVLSYKHTHMARGSADVRLKIRGLVTGNVIPLTFAPSDRFEEVSLVKKPMQFLYKEDEALNFMDPQTFEQIEIEASQMGDEIAFLQDGETYNVLYWDEKPLSIEIPPKVVVEILECDPGVKGNSAANMYKDATVTGGIKIRVPLFIKQGEKIRVSTEDRAYVERAK; encoded by the coding sequence ATGATCCAAGCAACTGATCTTCGAGTCAATACTTTATTTGAATACAATGACGAACCTTGCCGGGTTTTAAGCTATAAACATACTCATATGGCCAGAGGCAGTGCCGATGTACGTCTTAAAATTCGAGGTTTAGTAACTGGCAATGTCATTCCGCTAACTTTTGCCCCCTCAGACCGTTTTGAAGAAGTAAGTTTAGTAAAAAAACCGATGCAATTTTTATATAAAGAGGATGAAGCTCTAAACTTTATGGATCCACAGACTTTTGAACAAATTGAAATTGAAGCTTCCCAAATGGGAGATGAAATTGCTTTTTTACAAGATGGGGAAACGTACAATGTCCTTTATTGGGATGAAAAACCTTTAAGTATCGAAATCCCCCCTAAAGTTGTGGTTGAAATTCTCGAATGTGATCCAGGGGTCAAAGGTAATAGTGCGGCTAATATGTACAAAGATGCTACTGTGACTGGTGGGATCAAAATCCGGGTTCCACTTTTTATCAAACAAGGCGAAAAAATCAGAGTTTCGACTGAAGATCGGGCTTATGTGGAGCGGGCAAAATAA
- a CDS encoding twin-arginine translocation signal domain-containing protein, translating to MVNTPDNSPDTSDTPDTKGLSRRGFLKGIAIVAGAAAGLALPQGSVAEAQEEGWTPEQKSEAMYLESVRKVAEQLLNSPEQSNQAYINGDLQEQGLSLRVFCPEDINFDDATIIAPSKSLSASQNEALATEGLEPGDNFFIVHKKPSADSMPLLVEKREKSQNPLFSENGDLGGHTKHIVFAYQIGEDGKPVCDEYGQIKISGIWAVLSPNAFGDQLSNHHRPYVYIPVEMGQQAPVFAGRTAMQYMGDVFRQISSELQGSSQ from the coding sequence ATGGTCAATACTCCAGATAATTCACCTGATACTAGTGATACTCCCGACACAAAAGGATTATCAAGGCGAGGTTTTTTAAAAGGAATTGCGATTGTTGCAGGAGCTGCTGCTGGCCTAGCTTTGCCGCAAGGATCAGTAGCAGAGGCTCAGGAGGAAGGTTGGACACCAGAACAAAAATCTGAAGCAATGTACTTAGAGAGTGTGAGAAAAGTTGCCGAGCAGCTTCTCAACAGCCCTGAACAGAGTAATCAAGCTTATATTAATGGTGATTTACAAGAACAAGGGCTCAGTCTCAGAGTATTTTGTCCTGAGGATATAAATTTTGATGATGCAACTATCATTGCTCCTTCGAAGTCTCTTTCAGCTTCACAAAATGAAGCTTTAGCTACTGAGGGTTTAGAACCAGGAGACAACTTTTTTATTGTCCATAAAAAGCCTTCAGCTGACTCAATGCCATTGCTAGTTGAAAAAAGAGAAAAATCCCAGAATCCTTTATTTTCAGAAAATGGTGATCTTGGAGGACATACCAAACATATCGTTTTTGCATACCAAATCGGTGAAGATGGTAAGCCTGTATGTGATGAGTATGGTCAAATTAAAATATCCGGAATATGGGCAGTACTAAGTCCCAATGCTTTTGGAGATCAATTATCAAATCATCATCGCCCTTATGTTTATATTCCTGTAGAAATGGGGCAACAAGCTCCTGTTTTTGCTGGTAGAACAGCAATGCAATATATGGGAGATGTCTTTAGACAAATTTCTTCTGAGCTTCAAGGAAGTAGTCAATAA
- the dnaB gene encoding replicative DNA helicase translates to MPGSKVPPHDHEVEQSLLGALIIDKDAIVNISSLLLADHFYASAHQYIYTAMLKLFEERDPIDLITLSSQLKKQKQLEKVGGEEYLTLLAEKVATAAHSEKYAKIIKDLANKRELIRIGSDIVEMAYDEGKDAVTVLDTSEREIFALGQKHLSRTFTPIQDALADSFERLDELHKQAGSLRGVPTGFKDLDSTLAGMQASNLLILAARPGVGKTAFSLNMAQAITVNFKIPVGIFSLEMSKEELVDRLIVSEADIDAWRLKTGNLKEQDFARISEAYGRLAEAPLFIDDTPGINLMEMRTKARRLQLEHDVKLLMVDYLQLAVGTKTYESRVQEVSEISQSLKNLARELKIPILALSQLSRAVESRGTKEPQLADLRESGAIEQDADVVMFLYRTDDENLENVSLKIAKHRNGPLRTVNLFFKGDRIRFYGMEKGQGGESTKESEE, encoded by the coding sequence ATGCCAGGATCTAAAGTTCCACCCCATGATCACGAGGTCGAGCAATCTTTATTAGGAGCTCTGATTATTGATAAAGATGCCATTGTAAATATTAGCTCATTACTACTGGCTGATCATTTTTATGCCAGTGCTCACCAATATATTTACACAGCCATGCTCAAGCTTTTTGAAGAGCGGGATCCGATTGATTTGATTACGTTATCCTCACAGCTAAAAAAACAAAAGCAATTGGAAAAAGTTGGTGGCGAAGAATACCTGACGCTTTTAGCCGAAAAAGTTGCTACTGCAGCTCACAGCGAAAAATATGCCAAAATCATCAAAGATTTAGCTAATAAACGGGAATTAATCAGAATTGGTTCAGACATTGTTGAAATGGCTTATGATGAAGGTAAAGATGCGGTTACAGTCTTAGATACTTCTGAACGGGAAATTTTTGCTTTAGGCCAAAAACATTTATCCCGGACCTTTACTCCGATTCAAGATGCGTTGGCAGATAGTTTTGAGAGATTGGATGAACTGCATAAACAAGCTGGGAGTTTACGAGGTGTGCCGACTGGTTTTAAGGATCTGGATAGTACGTTGGCGGGAATGCAGGCCAGTAACTTGCTGATTTTGGCGGCCAGACCAGGGGTAGGGAAAACGGCTTTTTCACTCAATATGGCCCAAGCTATTACCGTTAATTTTAAAATTCCAGTAGGAATTTTTTCTTTAGAAATGAGTAAAGAAGAGCTAGTTGACCGTCTGATCGTGTCCGAAGCTGACATTGATGCCTGGCGGCTTAAAACCGGCAATTTAAAAGAACAAGATTTTGCCAGGATTTCAGAAGCCTATGGACGGCTAGCCGAAGCGCCACTTTTTATTGACGATACTCCAGGAATTAACCTGATGGAAATGAGGACTAAAGCCCGGCGTTTGCAGCTAGAACATGATGTTAAATTACTCATGGTTGACTACTTACAGTTAGCGGTAGGTACTAAAACATATGAAAGTCGGGTTCAGGAAGTTTCCGAAATTTCCCAATCTTTAAAAAATCTAGCTAGAGAATTAAAAATCCCGATTTTAGCTTTATCCCAGCTTTCCCGGGCGGTCGAATCGCGTGGTACCAAAGAACCGCAGTTAGCTGACTTGCGGGAGTCCGGAGCTATTGAACAAGATGCTGACGTGGTGATGTTTTTGTATCGAACTGATGATGAAAATTTAGAAAATGTGTCTTTAAAAATTGCTAAACACCGAAACGGTCCATTGCGGACTGTTAACCTTTTCTTTAAAGGCGACCGAATCAGGTTTTATGGTATGGAAAAAGGACAGGGTGGAGAAAGTACCAAAGAATCGGAAGAATAA
- a CDS encoding MBL fold metallo-hydrolase: MQITYLGHSSFKIKTATATIVTDPFAKNVGLKFPKTEADIVTISHAHQNHDFREGIKNENAFIIDGPGEYEIKEVMIKGIRSKISKDEQATFDPNIIFQFETEGGLTLCHLGDLNRELTKKEIEELENTDILLIPVGNHQTIGAEMAKKIIKTLEPSIVIPMHYQQAGLAPEFAQLDSVETFLKEMEIEPKQEERLVINSTSLPEELEVVVLERKS, from the coding sequence ATGCAGATTACCTACTTAGGTCATTCCAGTTTTAAGATTAAAACCGCTACCGCTACCATCGTGACTGATCCTTTTGCTAAAAATGTTGGCTTAAAATTCCCCAAAACCGAAGCTGATATTGTCACTATTTCTCATGCTCACCAAAACCATGATTTTCGAGAAGGTATCAAAAATGAAAATGCTTTTATTATTGATGGGCCAGGGGAATATGAAATTAAAGAAGTGATGATTAAAGGAATACGAAGTAAAATTAGTAAAGATGAACAAGCTACTTTTGACCCCAATATTATTTTTCAATTTGAAACCGAAGGTGGCTTAACCCTTTGCCATTTGGGCGATCTCAATCGGGAACTGACTAAAAAAGAAATTGAAGAATTGGAAAATACCGATATTCTTTTGATCCCAGTAGGAAATCACCAAACTATTGGAGCAGAAATGGCTAAAAAGATTATCAAAACTTTGGAGCCAAGCATTGTCATTCCTATGCATTATCAACAAGCAGGACTAGCTCCAGAATTTGCCCAGCTGGATAGTGTAGAAACATTTTTAAAAGAAATGGAAATTGAACCAAAACAGGAAGAACGCTTGGTGATTAACAGTACTAGCTTGCCTGAAGAATTGGAAGTAGTTGTATTAGAAAGAAAGAGTTAG